In one window of Nesterenkonia sandarakina DNA:
- the cysS gene encoding cysteine--tRNA ligase: MGLRLYDTKTATVRDFEPLEPGRVSLYYCGATVQGRPHVGHVRSAVAFDILIRWLEHSGFDVLSVRNVTDIDDKILEKSAQSHLPEHAATPDYPAQEPWFALAYRFEQAFHQAYDALGVKRPRYEPRATGHMTEMFALIQRLIDAEHAYPAQDGSGDVYFDVRSWPRYGELTHQRAEDMQDAADADARGKRDPRDFALWKGHKSSDPVTARWDAPWGAGRPGWHVECSVMATKYLGSQFDIHGGGLDLRFPHHENELAQSAAAGDDFARFWLHNGMVTYAGEKMSKSLGNTIAPEEMLAAARPRAVRYFLGQAHYRSQLDYRPTSLQEAQSAVERVETFLARAQRSLGDQDLGGGQTVPEAFAAAMNDDLNVPQALAVLHESVRAGNTALDAGDTEAMTRSAAAVNTMMRVLGLSDVPEAGESGSSEAEESLAELVEALLNERVQAKSAKDYARADALRDRLTEAGIALEDSKDGTRWALARTGSTTSPATGARKG; encoded by the coding sequence GTGGGACTGCGACTCTATGACACCAAGACGGCGACCGTGCGGGATTTCGAGCCCCTGGAACCGGGACGGGTGTCCCTGTACTACTGCGGCGCCACCGTCCAGGGGCGTCCCCACGTCGGGCACGTGCGATCCGCGGTGGCCTTCGACATTCTGATCCGCTGGCTCGAACACAGCGGCTTCGATGTGCTCAGCGTCCGCAACGTCACCGACATCGATGACAAGATCCTGGAGAAGTCGGCCCAGTCCCACCTGCCAGAACATGCCGCGACCCCGGACTACCCGGCGCAGGAGCCCTGGTTCGCCCTCGCGTACCGCTTCGAGCAGGCGTTTCATCAGGCCTACGACGCGCTCGGAGTGAAGCGCCCACGCTACGAGCCGCGCGCCACCGGACATATGACCGAGATGTTCGCACTGATCCAGCGGCTGATCGACGCCGAGCATGCCTACCCGGCCCAGGACGGCTCCGGGGACGTGTACTTCGATGTCCGCTCCTGGCCCCGCTACGGGGAGCTGACCCATCAGCGGGCCGAAGACATGCAGGACGCGGCCGACGCCGACGCACGGGGCAAGCGCGATCCCCGCGACTTCGCGCTGTGGAAGGGCCACAAGTCCAGCGACCCGGTGACCGCCCGTTGGGACGCGCCCTGGGGCGCCGGGCGTCCCGGGTGGCACGTGGAGTGCTCCGTGATGGCGACCAAGTACCTCGGCAGCCAATTCGACATCCATGGTGGCGGCCTGGACCTGCGCTTTCCGCACCACGAGAACGAGCTGGCGCAGTCCGCGGCCGCGGGCGACGATTTCGCACGCTTCTGGCTGCACAACGGGATGGTCACCTACGCCGGAGAGAAGATGTCCAAATCCCTGGGCAACACCATCGCACCGGAGGAGATGCTCGCCGCGGCCCGCCCGCGCGCAGTGCGCTACTTCCTGGGGCAGGCGCACTACCGCTCCCAGCTGGACTACCGACCCACCTCCCTGCAGGAGGCCCAGTCAGCGGTCGAACGGGTCGAGACCTTCCTGGCGCGTGCCCAGCGCAGCCTCGGAGACCAGGACCTGGGCGGTGGTCAGACCGTGCCCGAGGCGTTTGCCGCGGCGATGAACGACGACCTCAACGTTCCCCAGGCGCTGGCGGTGCTGCATGAGAGTGTGCGGGCCGGCAACACCGCGCTCGACGCCGGGGACACCGAAGCTATGACCCGCAGCGCGGCAGCCGTGAACACCATGATGCGGGTGCTCGGACTCAGCGATGTCCCCGAAGCCGGGGAGTCGGGCAGCTCTGAGGCCGAAGAGTCTCTGGCTGAGCTGGTCGAGGCGCTGCTCAATGAGCGCGTGCAGGCGAAGTCCGCCAAGGACTACGCCCGCGCCGACGCTCTGCGCGACCGGCTCACCGAGGCCGGGATCGCGCTGGAAGACTCCAAAGATGGAACCCGCTGGGCGCTTGCCCGGACGGGTTCGACCACCAGCCCCGCCACCGGGGCGAGGAAAGGCTGA